The nucleotide sequence GCCAGGCGATTTCGCTGGCGGGGAAGCGGCGCGGGATCAAGGTGACCGTTGTTGCGCCAGAGACGGTGACGCCTTCGAAGGTCGAGAAGATGGAGGTCTTCGGCGCGACGGTCATCAAGAAGGGGCACGACTTCGACGCGGCGAAGGAGTGGGCGCGGCAGGAGGCGGCGCGTGTGGGAGCGGCGTTCTGGGAGGACGGAGTTATCGAGGAGATGGCGTACGGCGCGGCGACGATTGCCACGGAGATCGTGGAGAAGAGGATGGAGTGGGACTACGCCGTCATCCCCATTGGAAACGGTTCGCTGATGAAAGGAATGGCGCAGGTCTTCCGATCGGAGTCTCCGCGCACGCGCATCATAGGGCTGGTGCCCACCGGAGCACCCTCAATGGCGTACGCGGTGCGGGGGAAGCCTTGGGACACAGCGACGCCGATAGACAGCTACGCTGACGGGCTGGCCGTGCGGGTGCCGATACCGAAGATTTCGAGGGAGCTGGACCCGCTGGTAGACGACATCTGGATGGTAGAGGAGTCGAAGCTGCTACCGGCCGTCAAGAGCTTGATGGAGCTTGAGCAGGTGATGGTGGAGCCTTCCGGCGCGTCCACACTTGTGGGAGTAGCTGCCCACCGGGCCGACCTGGCCGGTAAGCGGGTCGTCGCGGTCCTCACGGGCGCCCATTTGCGAATGTCGTTGCTGCCCGAGGTGCTGAAAGTCAATGGGCTCGTCTGAGCGCCTTCCCCACCGTTGGCATCATGCCCGTCCCTTCGAGACATCATGGACACAGCGTTCCTTGAAGAGTACGGCCTTTGGGAGGCCGTTGTTCAAGTATAAACGAACCAGGGGTCCAAAGGTTCGTGTCTTCGAACCGTAAAGCGCCTATTTTCAGTGTGAGCGCACAAAGGAACCAGTCCAAATGGTGCAAGAGATCAGGCGTGTGGCCGTAATCGGGGCGGGGCTCATGGGGCACGGGATCGCGCAAGAGATGGCGACCGCTGGGCTTAAGGTTGCGCTGCACGATGTTTCACAGGAGCGGCTGGACGCGGCGCGGGCGAACATAGGGCGCAACCTGGGGACGCTTGGTGTCAGGGATGCCGCGGCGGTGCTGGCGCGGACAAGGACCGGGACAATGCTGCGCGAAGTGGCCGAGGACGCCGATCTTGTCATCGAGGCGATTTCTGAGGACTTGGAGGCCAAGCGGAAGCTTTTTGCCGAGCTCGACGGCATCTGCCCTCCCCGGACGATCTTCGCGAGCAACTCATCGAGCCTGATGCCCAGCAGGATGGCTGCGGCAGTGAAGAGGCCGGACAGGCTGCTGGTCGCGCACTACTTCAACCCGCCGTACCTGGTGCCGCTGGTGGAGATTGTGCGCGGGCCGGAGACGTCTGACGAGACCGTGGCAACTGTGCACGCGCTTATGCTGCGCATAGGCAAGACGCCGGTGGTGCTGCGCAAGGAGGTCCCCGGGTTCATCGCCAACCGCATCCAGGCGGCGCTGTCGCGGGAGTGCCTATCGCTCGTGGAGCGCGGCATAGCGACGCCGGAGGAGGTGGACGCGGTGGTGCGCGGCAGCATCGGCCGCAGGCTGGCGGCTGCAGGGCCTTTCGAGATATTCGACGCCGCCGGCGCGGACGTGTGGCAGTCCATCGGCAAACAGGTGCTGCCGGACATAGACGCCTCGCGCGAGGTCTCACCGCTGGTCAACGGCCTGGTGGAGCGCGGTGAGCTGGGCATCAAGTCCGGCAAAGGCTTCTACGAGTGGACGCCCCAGCGCGCCCAGGAGCTCCGCGAGCGCATGGCGAGGGCGCTGAGGGAGATCAGGGGATGGGAAGAGGGCAAATTATGAAGGATGAATTATGAATGATGAATGTTCGAGCCGAAGGCCCCGGCTGTTCACTTCATACTTCATAATTCATCATCCATAATTGTGGCCTCACACATCCACCTTGAAGCCCAGGTCTACCTCCGACGCCGGCACACCCCCTCGTATTCCCCAGTTGTCCAGCG is from SAR202 cluster bacterium and encodes:
- a CDS encoding pyridoxal-phosphate dependent enzyme — encoded protein: MRVPPDFTSVLVARRESIFPSRSTRAARRLVPPISATRAASAISPPDDGPTVCYNSPHLLIQYPIWRLPVALSADTARGIAMAKKALSSETWAPTPLLPASTIGRRIGVELWLKHEQCSPIGSFKLRGGLATVEALAGKIGAKGVYVPSAGNYGQAISLAGKRRGIKVTVVAPETVTPSKVEKMEVFGATVIKKGHDFDAAKEWARQEAARVGAAFWEDGVIEEMAYGAATIATEIVEKRMEWDYAVIPIGNGSLMKGMAQVFRSESPRTRIIGLVPTGAPSMAYAVRGKPWDTATPIDSYADGLAVRVPIPKISRELDPLVDDIWMVEESKLLPAVKSLMELEQVMVEPSGASTLVGVAAHRADLAGKRVVAVLTGAHLRMSLLPEVLKVNGLV
- a CDS encoding 3-hydroxyacyl-CoA dehydrogenase family protein — encoded protein: MVQEIRRVAVIGAGLMGHGIAQEMATAGLKVALHDVSQERLDAARANIGRNLGTLGVRDAAAVLARTRTGTMLREVAEDADLVIEAISEDLEAKRKLFAELDGICPPRTIFASNSSSLMPSRMAAAVKRPDRLLVAHYFNPPYLVPLVEIVRGPETSDETVATVHALMLRIGKTPVVLRKEVPGFIANRIQAALSRECLSLVERGIATPEEVDAVVRGSIGRRLAAAGPFEIFDAAGADVWQSIGKQVLPDIDASREVSPLVNGLVERGELGIKSGKGFYEWTPQRAQELRERMARALREIRGWEEGKL